In Lotus japonicus ecotype B-129 chromosome 5, LjGifu_v1.2, one genomic interval encodes:
- the LOC130716877 gene encoding anti-H(O) lectin-like, which yields MATLYSNPSTLKVVLASLLLLLTIKVNSVEGVSFNFTKFTDDGSLILQGDAKIWTDGRLALPSDPLIGKTTSRVLYATPVPIWDSTTGSVASFVSSFSFVVSDVPGYKISDGLVFFLAPWGTTIPPNSEGKNLGILDEKNGYNQFVAVEFDSYNNTRDPTFRHIGIDVNSVMSMNLVKWNRVSGALEKAIIIYDSPTKTLSVVVTHQNGQITTVAQQIDLKVVLPKEVSVGFSATTWNTHRERHDIHSWSFTSTFETNYATEENIHINHSSA from the coding sequence ATGGCCACCCTCTACTCAAATCCTTCAACTCTGAAAGTTGTTTTAGCAAGTTTGCTTCTCTTGCTAACCATTAAGGTGAACTCAGTAGAAGGAGTTTCCTTCAACTTCACCAAGTTCACTGATGATGGTAGTCTAATTCTCCAAGGTGATGCCAAGATTTGGACTGATGGGAGGTTGGCCCTGCCCTCTGATCCATTGATTGGCAAGACTACAAGCCGAGTCTTGTATGCAACACCGGTGCCCATTTGGGATTCAACCACGGGCAGTGTTGCAAGCTTTGTTTCTTCCTTCTCTTTTGTTGTGAGTGATGTCCCCGGTTATAAAATATCTGATGGACTTGTTTTTTTTCTTGCACCGTGGGGGACTACAATCCCCCCCAATTCAGAAGGTAAGAATCTTGGAATCCTTGATGAAAAAAATGGTTACAATCAATTTGTTGCTGTAGAATTTGATTCTTACAACAATACAAGGGACCCAACATTTAGACATATCGGAATTGATGTCAACTCTGTAATGTCAATGAATCTTGTAAAATGGAACAGGGTTTCTGGAGCACTGGAAAAAGCAATCATAATATATGACTCTCCAACTAAGACATTGAGTGTTGTTGTGACACATCAAAACGGTCAAATTACCACTGTTGCTCAACAAATTGATTTGAAAGTTGTGCTTCCAAAGGAGGTTAGTGTTGGTTTTAGCGCAACCACGTGGAATACCCACCGTGAGAGACATGACATCCATTCATGGTCTTTCACATCAACCTTTGAGACCAACTACGCCACTGAGGAGAACATCCATATTAATCACAGCTCTGcttga